In Zobellia roscoffensis, the following are encoded in one genomic region:
- a CDS encoding FadR/GntR family transcriptional regulator has protein sequence MKLEILTKDENREIQNGIILQIRDLINYKNLEPGDKLPAERVLSEKFDVSRTSVREAIQKLEFYGILNSKPQSGTFIAEIGQIAMNGMIDDITSLKKQDFISLVETRILLELKMVKLAAIRRTDEDLERIKHALDAYKNKMISGKDCLEEDLLFHLAVASASKNSTMNTLMLLITPEIIVAYDIDRVCEGDVALSEVKKHEDIYMAIRDQNPKLAKEKMKLHFSKLYDYIYGEDRKIKIPKE, from the coding sequence ATGAAATTAGAAATACTGACAAAAGACGAAAATAGAGAAATCCAAAACGGGATTATTTTACAGATTCGTGACCTCATCAACTATAAAAACCTTGAACCTGGTGACAAGTTACCTGCCGAAAGAGTATTATCCGAGAAATTTGATGTCAGTAGAACCAGTGTACGCGAAGCCATTCAAAAACTTGAGTTTTATGGTATACTAAATTCAAAACCACAGAGTGGAACTTTCATTGCAGAAATTGGTCAAATTGCTATGAACGGTATGATTGACGACATTACCAGTTTAAAAAAACAAGATTTTATCTCATTAGTTGAAACTCGCATTTTACTGGAACTGAAAATGGTGAAATTAGCGGCTATAAGAAGAACTGATGAAGATTTAGAACGCATTAAACATGCTTTGGATGCATACAAAAACAAGATGATTTCCGGTAAAGATTGTCTAGAAGAAGACTTACTTTTTCATTTGGCCGTAGCTTCTGCAAGTAAGAACAGTACTATGAATACACTCATGTTACTAATAACCCCAGAGATTATAGTAGCGTATGATATAGACCGTGTTTGCGAGGGTGATGTGGCCTTATCAGAAGTTAAAAAGCATGAAGATATCTATATGGCCATACGGGACCAAAACCCAAAATTAGCCAAAGAAAAGATGAAATTACACTTTAGTAAATTATACGATTACATCTACGGAGAAGACAGAAAAATTAAGATTCCCAAAGAATAA
- a CDS encoding chondroitinase-B domain-containing protein: protein MKANLLLIVAIFLLLSCGENSNGKTLHVNDIPELNKAIEEAVPGDEIVMANGTWKDTQIIFFGTGTKENPINLRAETPGKVFIEGQSYLHLGGEHLIVDGLYFRNGYSPKSSIIRYMISEDSIAYNCRVTNTVIEDFTKPNRLVNDRWIEFYGKHNQLDHCYISGKSNDGETLRIFFTGNEHINNYHQIVHNYFGPRPRKGGPRAETIRVGDSKTRVSPSFANISNNYFEACNGEVEIISDKTNFNTFKNNIFYKCEGSLVLRHGSYATVDRNIFIGGDDSDFYGGIRVVNTGHWITNNYFYKIKGSQFRSPLAIMNGIPMTPLNRYLQVSDVVVAYNTWVDCKSPWQIGVGQNLESADVLPASEIRSAPPIRTIVANNIIYNTQVDKTPVINHSTMEGILFKNNIINNASEDYSDYDVLQNGTIKMKKINDWLYAPAISKNQILDTVYTGYDFAKINHDIFGASRTEKNSIGAINQTATVEKFTIDKKKYGPKWFSTKKNDVESKIHTATATAGELTKKISEAVSGDIIELKDTLYALPNSLKIDKEITLRPANRSSKTTLIFTSKKDSVAFKMHPKGIIKLQNLILQGKKNKYAFAPLKKNMASAYNLYIENCVVENFDYVLKAYKGSFADTINFKKTTIKNCKNGIELAAEDKGDYNAEMVSFDHCFFENIQNNVVNFYRGGYDESTIGGSLSVTNSSFTNSGQGENSNILIKTSGIINVTIQDNSFENNPVELVALLWGEKNNNHQNNTLINSGKIKVEEQQKLKILY from the coding sequence ATGAAAGCTAATCTATTACTCATTGTCGCCATTTTTCTTCTGCTTTCCTGTGGTGAGAATTCAAATGGAAAAACACTACATGTAAACGATATTCCAGAATTAAACAAAGCAATTGAAGAAGCAGTACCTGGAGATGAAATTGTAATGGCAAATGGGACTTGGAAAGATACCCAAATCATCTTTTTTGGAACAGGTACTAAAGAAAACCCCATTAACTTACGTGCAGAAACGCCGGGCAAGGTCTTTATAGAGGGACAATCTTATCTTCATCTTGGAGGCGAACACCTAATAGTTGACGGCCTATACTTTAGAAATGGCTATTCTCCTAAAAGTTCCATTATTCGGTATATGATTAGCGAGGATAGTATTGCCTACAACTGCAGGGTCACAAATACCGTTATTGAAGATTTTACCAAACCAAATAGATTGGTCAATGACCGTTGGATTGAATTTTACGGTAAACACAATCAACTGGACCACTGTTATATTTCAGGAAAATCAAATGATGGAGAAACTTTAAGAATCTTTTTTACTGGTAATGAACATATTAACAACTACCATCAGATTGTACATAATTATTTTGGTCCGCGCCCTAGAAAAGGTGGTCCAAGAGCTGAAACGATACGAGTTGGAGACAGCAAAACACGAGTCTCTCCTAGTTTTGCCAACATTTCCAATAATTACTTTGAAGCTTGCAATGGCGAGGTTGAAATTATATCCGATAAAACCAACTTTAACACCTTCAAAAACAATATATTTTACAAATGTGAAGGCTCACTAGTCCTTAGACATGGAAGCTATGCCACCGTTGATCGTAACATTTTTATTGGCGGTGATGATTCAGATTTTTATGGAGGCATCAGAGTTGTGAACACAGGACACTGGATTACCAATAATTATTTTTATAAAATAAAAGGATCACAATTCCGGAGTCCACTTGCCATCATGAACGGAATTCCTATGACCCCTTTGAACCGTTACCTTCAGGTAAGTGATGTTGTTGTAGCCTATAACACTTGGGTAGATTGCAAATCTCCATGGCAAATAGGTGTTGGCCAAAACCTTGAAAGTGCAGATGTACTTCCGGCTAGTGAAATTCGTTCGGCGCCACCTATACGAACTATTGTAGCCAATAACATCATATATAATACCCAGGTAGATAAAACTCCCGTAATAAACCATAGCACCATGGAAGGAATTCTATTTAAGAATAACATCATAAATAATGCTAGTGAAGATTATTCTGATTATGATGTTTTGCAGAATGGTACTATAAAAATGAAAAAGATTAACGATTGGTTATATGCACCAGCTATTTCTAAAAACCAAATTTTGGATACTGTTTATACTGGCTACGATTTTGCTAAAATTAACCACGATATATTTGGTGCATCAAGAACGGAAAAGAATAGCATTGGCGCAATTAACCAAACCGCAACAGTTGAAAAATTTACCATTGACAAGAAGAAATACGGCCCAAAGTGGTTTTCTACTAAAAAAAATGATGTTGAGTCAAAAATTCATACTGCCACAGCTACGGCTGGCGAACTTACCAAAAAAATTAGTGAAGCCGTTTCAGGAGATATCATTGAGTTAAAAGATACCTTATATGCTCTCCCAAATTCACTTAAAATAGATAAGGAAATTACACTTCGGCCGGCAAATCGTTCCAGCAAAACCACTCTTATATTTACAAGTAAAAAAGATTCCGTAGCATTTAAAATGCACCCTAAAGGAATAATCAAATTACAAAACCTCATATTACAAGGTAAAAAAAACAAATACGCCTTTGCCCCTTTAAAGAAAAATATGGCTTCGGCTTATAACTTGTATATTGAAAATTGTGTGGTTGAGAATTTTGACTATGTCCTAAAGGCTTACAAAGGGTCTTTTGCAGACACCATCAACTTCAAAAAAACAACAATTAAAAACTGTAAAAACGGTATTGAATTAGCGGCTGAGGACAAAGGTGATTATAATGCCGAAATGGTCTCTTTTGACCATTGCTTTTTTGAAAATATACAAAATAATGTCGTTAATTTTTATAGAGGTGGTTATGACGAATCAACTATAGGAGGGTCTTTATCCGTCACAAATAGCTCCTTCACCAATAGTGGGCAGGGCGAAAACAGCAATATTTTGATTAAAACTAGCGGAATTATCAATGTGACTATCCAAGACAACTCCTTTGAAAATAATCCTGTAGAACTTGTTGCTTTATTGTGGGGAGAAAAGAACAATAATCACCAAAACAACACCCTAATAAATTCCGGAAAAATTAAAGTTGAAGAACAGCAAAAACTTAAGATACTATACTAA
- a CDS encoding FadR/GntR family transcriptional regulator, which yields MKLEILTKHDNREIQNEIISKIRDLIDYKNLEPGDKLPAERVLSEKFEVSRSSVREAIQKLEFYGILNSKPQSGTFIANIGQIAMKGMIDDILSLEDQDFKSLVETRILLELKTVKLAALRRTDKDLERIKSAFDAYRIKMISGEDCLEEDLLFHLAIAAASKNSTMNTLMLLITPEIIVAYDEDPVCDGDVALSEVKKHEDIYLAILNQDPQLAKEKMKLHFSKLYDYIYGEDRNIKVKKG from the coding sequence ATGAAGTTAGAAATACTGACAAAACACGATAATAGAGAAATTCAAAATGAAATCATTTCAAAGATCCGTGATCTTATTGATTATAAAAATCTTGAACCAGGAGACAAATTACCTGCAGAGCGGGTACTATCCGAGAAATTTGAGGTTAGTAGAAGTAGTGTACGTGAAGCCATCCAAAAACTTGAGTTTTACGGGATATTAAATTCCAAACCTCAAAGTGGAACTTTCATTGCCAACATTGGCCAAATTGCCATGAAAGGTATGATAGACGATATTCTAAGTTTAGAAGATCAAGATTTTAAATCACTGGTAGAAACGCGAATTTTATTAGAATTAAAAACGGTAAAGTTAGCGGCACTTAGAAGGACCGATAAAGATTTGGAACGTATAAAATCTGCTTTTGATGCCTATAGAATTAAGATGATTTCTGGTGAAGATTGTCTAGAAGAAGATTTGCTTTTTCATTTAGCAATTGCAGCTGCGAGTAAAAACAGTACCATGAACACACTCATGTTACTCATAACACCGGAGATTATAGTTGCCTATGATGAAGATCCCGTTTGTGATGGAGATGTAGCCTTATCTGAAGTAAAAAAGCATGAAGATATTTATTTGGCCATTTTAAACCAAGATCCACAATTAGCCAAAGAAAAAATGAAATTACACTTTAGCAAATTGTACGATTACATCTACGGCGAAGACCGAAATATTAAAGTAAAGAAAGGATAA
- a CDS encoding RagB/SusD family nutrient uptake outer membrane protein produces MKTIYIAAISMVLMTSCDNELDQVPLVDLESNNLESFAGVLNAAYYYHTGAVTPQAVMGEFRADNLTFEFDDEPPYPDFHTYNSDLGGLAISEIYFRPFYRDLYKSILSANTVIDKSESATEVAEAKFLRALSYSKLVMVFGDVPVILTPQPDVSVIPDVNLTRQPATEVYNNVIIPDFQAAIAGLDNSGLGTGRASKIAAQGLLGKAYMFRGDFAQAAIELGTVINEAEAAEVTLEADFANVIIDESSEILFATKMSSSIPNSSTGTAFAGWFQGKDTKADQDNVTLSLIAAFDASSAAGGSEDLRKELTIDSELKRGVKYTADQYDQDFIELRLTDVILMYAEALNETSSPAATVLPLLDPIRTRAGLTSLTGTVSSQADVKQAILDERRVELAFEGHRWFDLVRTGTVDAEMEQTISSNYYVFPIPSSEILASDGEITQNEGY; encoded by the coding sequence ATGAAAACCATATATATAGCAGCAATTTCCATGGTGTTAATGACATCATGTGATAATGAGTTGGATCAAGTGCCACTTGTTGACCTTGAATCAAATAATTTGGAGAGCTTTGCCGGTGTTTTAAATGCCGCGTACTATTACCATACCGGTGCTGTAACACCACAAGCGGTAATGGGCGAATTTAGAGCTGATAATTTAACGTTTGAATTTGATGATGAGCCACCATATCCTGATTTTCACACGTATAATTCAGATTTAGGAGGTTTAGCTATTTCAGAAATATATTTTCGCCCGTTTTATAGAGATTTATACAAGTCTATCTTAAGTGCGAATACAGTCATTGATAAGTCAGAAAGTGCTACTGAAGTAGCTGAAGCTAAATTTTTAAGGGCTTTGTCTTACTCCAAATTAGTGATGGTTTTTGGTGATGTTCCTGTAATTTTAACTCCGCAGCCAGATGTATCAGTTATTCCTGATGTTAATCTTACAAGACAACCAGCTACCGAAGTGTATAACAATGTTATCATTCCAGATTTTCAAGCAGCAATTGCAGGTTTAGATAATTCTGGATTAGGAACTGGGCGCGCATCCAAAATCGCAGCCCAAGGTTTACTCGGAAAAGCATATATGTTCAGAGGTGATTTCGCTCAAGCGGCAATAGAGCTTGGAACTGTTATCAACGAAGCCGAAGCTGCAGAAGTTACTCTAGAAGCCGATTTTGCTAACGTGATAATCGATGAGAGTTCAGAAATTCTTTTTGCCACTAAAATGTCAAGTTCTATTCCAAACTCAAGTACAGGTACAGCGTTTGCAGGATGGTTTCAAGGCAAAGACACAAAGGCTGACCAAGACAATGTAACATTGAGCTTAATTGCTGCTTTTGATGCCAGTAGTGCTGCTGGTGGAAGTGAAGATTTGAGAAAAGAATTAACTATTGATTCAGAACTTAAGAGAGGTGTCAAATACACAGCTGATCAATATGACCAGGACTTTATTGAACTAAGATTAACTGATGTTATCCTAATGTATGCGGAAGCATTGAATGAAACAAGTTCTCCTGCTGCTACAGTACTACCTTTATTGGATCCTATTAGAACAAGAGCAGGTTTAACTAGCTTAACAGGCACAGTAAGCTCACAAGCTGATGTTAAACAAGCTATCCTAGATGAAAGAAGAGTGGAGTTGGCCTTTGAGGGACATAGATGGTTTGATTTAGTGCGAACAGGTACCGTAGATGCCGAAATGGAACAAACAATAAGTAGTAATTATTATGTGTTTCCAATTCCAAGCTCAGAAATCCTTGCAAGCGATGGAGAAATTACCCAAAATGAAGGTTACTAA
- a CDS encoding cupin domain-containing protein, producing MKRFSEKYIITKEMEWEELGGGVSRKFLGYDNQIMMVRVKFDTGALGAPHQHFHTQATYCVSGKFEFEINGEKKIVEAGDGVYIEPNLLHSAVCLEEGELIDTFSPVREDFLSGDGVSYFGDKK from the coding sequence ATGAAACGATTTAGTGAAAAGTACATCATCACAAAAGAAATGGAATGGGAAGAGCTTGGAGGGGGAGTATCAAGAAAATTCTTGGGCTACGATAACCAAATCATGATGGTAAGAGTAAAATTTGATACGGGAGCATTGGGTGCGCCACATCAACATTTTCATACGCAAGCTACTTACTGTGTTTCTGGTAAATTTGAATTTGAAATTAACGGAGAAAAGAAAATTGTAGAAGCGGGAGATGGAGTGTACATTGAACCCAATTTATTACATAGTGCAGTTTGCCTAGAAGAAGGGGAACTTATTGACACCTTTAGCCCGGTAAGAGAAGATTTCTTAAGTGGCGATGGGGTATCTTATTTTGGAGACAAAAAGTAA
- a CDS encoding Nramp family divalent metal transporter, with translation MENPATKSSFIKKILAIVLAFGPGIFAIGYTIGTGSVTSMIVAGSTYGMQLLWVLVLSCIFSGMLMYAYGNYGLVTGETALYAFKKHIKWGKPIAILIILGVSFGQWNSLMGILGISANIIFEIFLIYFPSLADHQYELVLIIAIAVIAIMYRFLLIGKYVFFEKILVIFVTIMGLSFFISLFMVFPLPIEIAKGLIPSVPKVEGGNMMVAAFVGTTMASATFLSRPLFVKGKGWTIKNLKQQKKDAIIAASLVFVISASVMAVACGALFHEGQPVTKVLDMVNTLEPVAGKFALTLFFFGTLSAGLSSIFPCLLIAPILLADYQSGELDTSSKQFKVITAIACLFALIVPVFGANPIEMQIVSQVFNVFVLPLVILGIILLINNAKLMKTHKAKLPLNIGLFAALFFSCVISYNGVIALIDYF, from the coding sequence ATGGAAAACCCAGCAACTAAATCATCGTTCATAAAAAAAATTCTAGCTATTGTACTTGCTTTTGGCCCTGGTATTTTTGCTATTGGTTACACTATTGGTACCGGCAGTGTAACTTCTATGATTGTTGCAGGTAGCACCTATGGCATGCAATTACTATGGGTCTTGGTTTTAAGTTGTATTTTTTCAGGCATGCTAATGTACGCCTATGGCAACTATGGTTTAGTAACTGGCGAGACAGCACTATATGCGTTTAAAAAACATATAAAATGGGGCAAACCCATTGCCATTTTAATAATACTAGGGGTTTCTTTTGGCCAATGGAACTCACTTATGGGCATCCTAGGCATCTCTGCCAATATCATTTTTGAAATATTTTTGATTTACTTTCCGTCATTAGCGGATCACCAATATGAATTAGTTCTGATCATTGCAATTGCAGTCATTGCTATTATGTACCGTTTTTTGTTAATAGGAAAATATGTTTTCTTTGAAAAAATATTAGTGATTTTCGTAACCATAATGGGACTTTCTTTCTTTATTTCTCTCTTTATGGTTTTCCCTCTACCTATAGAAATAGCAAAAGGTCTCATCCCCTCTGTTCCAAAGGTTGAAGGTGGGAATATGATGGTAGCAGCTTTTGTGGGCACGACCATGGCTTCCGCAACTTTTCTTTCACGTCCACTTTTTGTAAAAGGAAAAGGATGGACTATAAAAAACTTAAAACAACAGAAGAAAGATGCTATCATAGCCGCCTCCCTTGTTTTTGTAATTAGTGCTTCGGTCATGGCGGTAGCCTGTGGAGCTTTGTTTCACGAAGGCCAGCCCGTAACAAAAGTTTTGGATATGGTTAATACGCTAGAACCTGTTGCTGGAAAATTTGCACTTACACTTTTCTTCTTTGGAACTTTAAGTGCAGGATTATCTTCTATATTTCCATGTTTACTCATTGCGCCTATACTCTTGGCAGATTATCAGTCCGGGGAACTGGATACAAGTTCTAAGCAGTTTAAGGTCATAACAGCTATAGCTTGTTTGTTTGCCTTGATTGTTCCTGTTTTTGGTGCTAACCCAATAGAGATGCAAATTGTATCGCAGGTTTTTAATGTTTTTGTTCTTCCACTAGTAATACTCGGTATTATCCTGCTCATCAATAATGCTAAACTCATGAAAACACATAAAGCAAAACTTCCTCTAAATATTGGTTTGTTTGCGGCATTGTTCTTCTCTTGTGTTATCTCATACAACGGAGTTATTGCTCTCATTGATTATTTCTAA
- a CDS encoding SusC/RagA family TonB-linked outer membrane protein — protein MNLKNKLALILAVFINAAIFAQDASTISGTIVDDANVPIPGVNVVISGTTTGTATDFDGLYTINANSGDVLQFSYIGYVTQNITVGDQETINVVMTEDAALLDEVVVVGYGTVKKSHLTGSVSKVGGAEVAAVQVARVDDALAGKLPGVRIQNQSGEPGAAPKIQIRAASSVSGDSDPLIVVDGYPISGNLATVNPNDIESLEVLKDAASAAIYGSLGANGVILVTTKKGKSGKVNVSYNTYTSTSSKYVKDIDMLKTAGEWANDLQSGDYDLSQTDPALLQYRLDAYANAPDVVSMEDWLFKNGSSTSHDVSVSGGSENLRAFASLGYLKTDGIVRGQGYERYNGRMNIDANLGKKLKAGLSMNGFMGTQDIVPWEMRDLLRAYSISPVYHTQESIDFVQQLDQTRQSVYDASVLRGEPINQLSGSFDSNYRGDKSLNLDAQSIYDLQPGDAVNDWHYGRNQNGIGGTGDAGVGSKFNESRRYVKTYFANASSYLDYKIIDGLNLKTVFGADIQDTETYTYNGILTDGQQRSNQTALDISNIKKSTVLSTTTLNYAKVIADKHDLNALVGMEFVNTYFRGMSSSATNVPSGSPLNYSFFAPEDVITNFVDANQSRRGIFGRVAYAYDNRYLLSASVRRDGDSRFGANEKYAVFPALSLGWNVSNESFLAGNEKLSLLKLRFSTGSLGTAGFLDSYQSLSILGNTPTAFGNGFLVPEDVANADLTWQTNTETNYGIDLGFINNRIRFSADYYTSDVQDMLINQSVSEVLGIPSIAVNRGDVTSSGLELELDVKAISNENFSWSVSANLSTVESEITSLGNLDELPRQVYGGPSGRGAEFRNYVGGEIGEMWGFETAGQVESIYMEDPSRNVGYQSGLYYVVDQDGDGEITYEGDYVKLGSATPDFFWGLSSNMNYKDFDFSFQFQGSQGAEVYNLDPIYWQSQFRNATGPSFDANNDGLADNNGLHYEQTRDAHGSMIQDASYVALRNLTLGYTLNSDLTDRIGLSSIRMYVAATNLLYFMADNYTSFNPEGVEIENTGYAGPTTYGYQEGASPIVRSFTLGLNVNF, from the coding sequence ATGAATTTAAAAAACAAACTAGCACTAATACTTGCGGTGTTTATAAATGCCGCGATATTTGCTCAAGACGCGTCTACTATATCGGGGACGATCGTAGATGACGCTAACGTACCAATTCCTGGAGTGAATGTAGTTATTTCAGGTACAACAACAGGTACTGCAACAGATTTTGACGGACTGTACACTATAAATGCCAATAGTGGAGACGTTCTTCAATTTTCGTATATCGGTTATGTAACTCAAAACATAACTGTAGGAGACCAAGAAACTATTAATGTTGTAATGACCGAAGATGCTGCATTACTTGATGAAGTAGTAGTAGTTGGATACGGTACTGTCAAAAAATCACATCTTACCGGATCAGTATCAAAGGTAGGCGGTGCCGAAGTTGCTGCCGTACAAGTTGCTCGTGTGGATGATGCACTTGCAGGTAAGTTACCCGGTGTAAGAATACAAAATCAAAGTGGTGAACCCGGTGCGGCCCCAAAAATCCAAATTCGTGCAGCTTCATCTGTTTCCGGTGACTCAGACCCACTTATAGTTGTAGATGGATATCCTATTTCAGGAAATTTAGCTACCGTTAACCCAAATGACATTGAAAGTTTAGAGGTATTAAAAGATGCGGCTTCAGCTGCTATTTATGGTTCTTTAGGTGCAAATGGAGTTATTTTGGTAACTACTAAAAAGGGTAAGTCAGGTAAAGTTAATGTTAGTTACAATACCTATACAAGTACCTCTAGTAAATATGTTAAAGATATTGACATGCTTAAGACAGCTGGAGAATGGGCTAATGATTTACAATCGGGTGATTATGATCTTTCTCAAACAGATCCAGCTTTATTACAATATAGACTAGATGCATACGCAAATGCGCCTGATGTAGTTAGCATGGAAGATTGGCTTTTCAAAAATGGTAGTTCTACAAGCCATGACGTAAGCGTAAGCGGAGGGTCTGAAAATTTAAGAGCCTTTGCTTCATTAGGTTATCTTAAAACTGACGGTATTGTTAGAGGCCAAGGTTATGAAAGATATAACGGACGTATGAACATAGATGCTAACTTGGGTAAAAAGTTAAAGGCCGGTTTAAGCATGAACGGATTTATGGGTACTCAAGATATAGTGCCATGGGAGATGAGAGATCTTTTAAGAGCTTATAGTATTAGTCCTGTTTATCATACACAAGAATCTATTGATTTTGTTCAGCAGTTGGATCAAACTAGACAATCAGTTTACGATGCAAGTGTACTTCGTGGAGAGCCAATAAATCAACTTAGTGGTTCATTTGATAGTAACTACAGAGGTGATAAAAGTCTGAACCTTGACGCTCAAAGTATTTATGATTTACAACCTGGCGATGCAGTTAACGATTGGCATTATGGTAGAAATCAAAATGGTATTGGAGGTACCGGTGATGCAGGCGTAGGATCAAAATTTAATGAATCAAGACGATACGTAAAAACGTATTTTGCAAATGCGAGTTCTTATTTAGACTATAAAATCATAGACGGGTTAAATTTAAAAACTGTTTTTGGAGCGGATATTCAAGACACTGAAACTTACACCTATAATGGTATACTAACAGATGGTCAACAACGTTCCAACCAAACGGCATTGGATATATCTAATATTAAAAAATCTACTGTATTAAGTACAACTACTTTAAACTATGCAAAAGTGATTGCTGACAAGCATGATTTAAATGCATTGGTTGGTATGGAATTTGTAAATACTTACTTCAGAGGAATGTCATCAAGCGCTACGAACGTGCCATCTGGCTCACCTCTTAATTATTCGTTTTTTGCACCGGAAGATGTAATTACAAACTTCGTAGATGCTAATCAGTCAAGAAGAGGTATTTTTGGAAGAGTTGCATATGCCTATGATAATCGTTATCTACTTTCGGCATCAGTTAGAAGAGATGGCGATTCACGTTTTGGAGCTAATGAAAAATACGCCGTATTCCCTGCACTTTCTTTAGGATGGAATGTAAGTAACGAATCTTTTTTAGCAGGCAACGAAAAATTAAGTCTTTTAAAACTAAGATTTAGTACTGGGTCATTAGGTACTGCCGGTTTCTTAGACTCTTACCAATCATTGAGTATTTTGGGTAATACGCCAACTGCTTTCGGAAATGGGTTTCTAGTTCCTGAAGATGTTGCAAACGCTGATTTAACTTGGCAAACCAATACAGAAACTAACTATGGTATTGATTTAGGTTTTATAAATAACCGCATCAGGTTTAGTGCAGATTATTATACGTCTGATGTTCAAGACATGTTAATTAACCAAAGTGTTTCTGAAGTTTTAGGTATACCTTCTATTGCAGTTAACCGTGGTGATGTAACTAGTTCAGGTTTAGAGCTGGAATTAGATGTAAAAGCAATATCTAATGAAAATTTTTCATGGAGTGTTAGTGCCAACTTATCAACGGTTGAATCAGAAATTACAAGCCTAGGTAACCTAGATGAACTACCAAGACAAGTTTATGGCGGACCAAGTGGTAGAGGAGCTGAATTTAGAAATTATGTTGGTGGAGAAATTGGTGAAATGTGGGGGTTTGAAACTGCAGGCCAGGTTGAATCCATATACATGGAAGATCCATCAAGAAATGTAGGTTATCAAAGTGGTTTGTATTACGTAGTTGACCAAGATGGAGATGGCGAAATTACCTATGAAGGTGATTATGTGAAGTTAGGATCGGCTACACCAGATTTCTTTTGGGGGCTTTCAAGTAATATGAACTATAAAGATTTTGATTTTTCATTCCAATTCCAGGGATCTCAAGGAGCAGAAGTTTACAATCTTGACCCTATCTATTGGCAATCTCAATTTCGTAACGCTACAGGTCCTAGTTTCGATGCAAATAATGATGGTCTTGCTGACAATAATGGTCTACATTATGAACAAACCAGAGATGCGCATGGTTCAATGATTCAAGATGCTTCATATGTAGCATTGAGAAACCTAACTTTAGGTTATACGTTAAATTCAGATTTGACGGACAGAATAGGTCTTAGCTCCATAAGAATGTATGTTGCAGCTACTAATTTATTATACTTCATGGCAGATAACTACACTTCATTTAACCCTGAAGGTGTTGAAATTGAAAATACTGGTTATGCAGGTCCAACAACCTACGGATACCAAGAAGGTGCTAGCCCAATTGTAAGGAGTTTCACACTTGGCCTTAATGTTAATTTTTAA